A region of Cyanobacteriota bacterium DNA encodes the following proteins:
- a CDS encoding dTDP-4-dehydrorhamnose 3,5-epimerase — protein CERGARYNDPKFGIEWPLPVVVISDKDANWPLFENA, from the coding sequence GTTGTGAACGGGGTGCCCGCTATAACGATCCGAAATTTGGGATTGAGTGGCCCCTCCCTGTCGTTGTAATTTCTGACAAAGATGCCAACTGGCCCCTGTTTGAAAACGCGTAA